One Actinomycetota bacterium DNA segment encodes these proteins:
- a CDS encoding SAM-dependent chlorinase/fluorinase — MSLAFRFLTFLSDYGLEDEFVGVCRGVIKRFAPEVEVLDISHGIPPQDISAGAAVLAQAVPYMPSAVHLAVVDPGVGTDRRA; from the coding sequence ATGAGCCTTGCCTTCCGGTTTCTGACGTTTCTGTCGGACTACGGCCTGGAGGACGAGTTCGTCGGCGTCTGCCGCGGCGTAATAAAGCGTTTCGCGCCTGAGGTTGAGGTGCTCGACATCTCTCACGGGATTCCGCCGCAGGACATCTCCGCGGGCGCCGCGGTGCTGGCGCAGGCGGTTCCGTACATGCCGTCGGCGGTGCATCTTGCCGTGGTCGATCCCGGTGTCGGAACGGACCGGCGGGC